In a genomic window of Agarivorans albus:
- the mutT gene encoding 8-oxo-dGTP diphosphatase MutT: protein MKVVNVAVGVIVKGEEILLSLRNPQQHQGGKWEFPGGKVEAGESTVEALARELREELRINIDTTSCKPLIRVEHDYGDKKVCLDVYTLTRFEGEPQGAEQQEIRWVSRTKLANLAFPDANEPILAQILKPDFLA, encoded by the coding sequence GTGAAGGTTGTAAATGTAGCTGTCGGTGTAATTGTTAAAGGCGAAGAGATCTTACTTAGCCTACGTAACCCGCAACAGCATCAAGGCGGAAAATGGGAATTCCCCGGCGGTAAAGTTGAGGCTGGAGAGTCAACAGTGGAAGCTTTAGCGAGAGAATTGCGAGAGGAGCTGCGGATTAACATTGATACAACTAGCTGTAAGCCTCTTATTCGCGTTGAGCACGACTATGGCGATAAAAAGGTATGTTTAGATGTTTATACACTTACTCGCTTTGAGGGTGAGCCTCAGGGTGCTGAACAACAAGAGATTCGTTGGGTAAGCAGAACCAAGCTAGCTAACTTGGCATTTCCAGATGCAAATGAGCCTATTCTGGCGCAAATTCTTAAACCCGACTTTCTAGCCTAA
- the yacG gene encoding DNA gyrase inhibitor YacG: MKTKNQATVKCPTCSAKVVWQPTSEFRPFCSERCKLIDLGEWANEEKYIAGQNLQEDEDKPDSWEF; the protein is encoded by the coding sequence ATGAAAACTAAAAATCAAGCCACCGTAAAATGTCCGACCTGCAGCGCTAAAGTCGTTTGGCAGCCAACTAGTGAATTTAGACCCTTTTGTAGTGAACGCTGCAAACTGATCGATCTTGGCGAATGGGCCAACGAAGAAAAATACATAGCCGGGCAAAACCTGCAAGAAGATGAAGACAAGCCCGACAGCTGGGAATTTTAA
- the zapD gene encoding cell division protein ZapD has translation MTALIFEHPLNEKVRNYLRLEQLFEQLMLSKALQHPLQQQQFFRVLFEVSEVLERCEWRADLLKDLAKQAEKLDHWASMPNVDTSKIEELLLQVKTLIAAISKHARVSDHLKNDRLLASIRQRLCLPGGNSSFDLPYLHLWLNQPQAQIYQQVQQWLGPFQLVAEAISHLLKLLREQHSDIEVMAHKGFYQGVAADCGLLRIEVDTEYQCYPTVSGHKHRFAIKFISALNQEIEDIPCRLYCCKIA, from the coding sequence ATGACCGCATTGATCTTTGAGCACCCTTTAAACGAAAAAGTACGTAATTACTTACGCTTAGAGCAATTGTTCGAACAATTAATGCTATCTAAGGCACTGCAACATCCCTTACAGCAACAACAATTCTTTCGGGTACTGTTTGAAGTATCTGAGGTATTGGAACGTTGTGAATGGCGGGCAGATCTTCTCAAAGATTTAGCCAAACAAGCAGAGAAACTCGACCATTGGGCTTCTATGCCTAATGTGGATACCAGTAAGATTGAAGAGTTGCTATTACAAGTTAAAACGTTAATTGCAGCTATTTCTAAGCATGCGCGGGTATCCGACCACTTAAAAAACGACCGTCTATTAGCCAGCATTCGCCAGCGCTTGTGTTTACCCGGTGGCAACAGTAGCTTCGATCTCCCCTATTTGCATTTATGGCTGAATCAGCCTCAAGCGCAGATTTATCAGCAAGTACAGCAATGGTTAGGCCCTTTCCAGTTAGTCGCAGAAGCAATTAGTCATTTACTTAAACTGCTTAGAGAACAGCACAGTGATATTGAAGTGATGGCTCACAAAGGGTTTTATCAAGGTGTGGCTGCCGATTGTGGCTTGTTACGAATTGAAGTAGATACCGAATATCAATGTTACCCAACGGTGAGTGGCCACAAGCACCGCTTCGCCATCAAATTCATCAGTGCTTTAAACCAAGAAATTGAAGACATTCCTTGCCGACTCTATTGTTGTAAAATTGCTTAA
- the coaE gene encoding dephospho-CoA kinase (Dephospho-CoA kinase (CoaE) performs the final step in coenzyme A biosynthesis.): MIIGLTGGIASGKSQVSKLFEEIGIKVVDADIVARQVVEPSQPALSKISQHFGQSILLADGSLNRSKLREIVFAQQHQKEWLNELLHPLIRQEMLRQLEQAKGAYKILVAPLLLENKLNQLVDRVLVVDTPVDIQLSRTMARDAVELHQAQQIVDAQMSRELKLQAADDVIENNSDLTNLKRKVADLHQFYMDIAKSHDS, encoded by the coding sequence GTGATAATCGGCTTAACAGGCGGTATTGCTAGCGGTAAAAGCCAAGTATCAAAACTATTCGAAGAGATTGGAATTAAGGTTGTAGACGCTGACATTGTTGCTCGCCAGGTGGTCGAGCCGAGTCAACCAGCCTTAAGCAAAATATCGCAGCACTTCGGTCAATCAATTTTGCTCGCTGACGGCTCATTAAACCGCAGTAAACTGCGTGAGATTGTCTTTGCGCAGCAACACCAGAAAGAATGGCTAAATGAGCTATTACATCCCTTAATCCGACAAGAGATGCTGCGCCAACTTGAACAAGCTAAGGGCGCATACAAGATACTGGTTGCGCCGCTTTTGTTAGAAAACAAGCTGAATCAGCTAGTCGATCGCGTTTTAGTTGTAGATACGCCGGTAGATATTCAACTCAGCCGAACTATGGCACGTGATGCAGTCGAACTGCATCAAGCGCAACAAATTGTTGACGCACAAATGAGTCGAGAGCTAAAACTACAAGCTGCAGACGATGTTATCGAAAATAACAGTGACCTAACTAACCTTAAACGGAAGGTGGCTGATTTACACCAATTCTACATGGATATAGCCAAAAGCCATGACAGTTGA
- a CDS encoding prepilin peptidase, giving the protein MLSFIELYPATALGFCLLIALCIGSFLNVVIHRLPIMLERQWKNECRSFLSEELKSEPPSEQEMYNLMLPRSACPKCKSLITAWQNIPVISWLALRGKCANCSNPISIRYPLVELASAGLTLACWWQFGLTLPFVFASLFCIILLCLTLIDLDTMYLPDQLTLPTLWLGLLINLDSGFVSLHDAVLGASIGYGFLWSLFWLFKLLTGKEGMGYGDFKLLAMIGAWFGWQALPLTILLSSFAGALIGISLIVFGKNQQGQAIPFGPYLALGGACYLFFGEAIHAWYFSYLGFAS; this is encoded by the coding sequence ATGCTTAGTTTTATTGAACTCTACCCAGCCACTGCGCTGGGTTTCTGCCTTTTAATCGCCCTATGCATAGGCTCCTTTCTCAATGTAGTGATTCATCGCTTGCCCATCATGTTAGAGCGACAATGGAAAAATGAATGCCGCAGTTTCTTGTCTGAAGAATTGAAGTCAGAGCCCCCCTCAGAGCAAGAAATGTATAACCTGATGCTGCCACGCTCAGCCTGCCCCAAGTGCAAAAGCTTGATTACAGCCTGGCAAAATATTCCAGTTATTAGCTGGCTAGCTCTTCGTGGCAAATGCGCTAATTGCAGCAACCCCATTAGTATTCGCTACCCTTTAGTTGAGCTAGCATCTGCAGGCTTAACCTTGGCATGTTGGTGGCAATTTGGCCTTACTTTACCTTTTGTATTTGCAAGCTTGTTTTGCATTATATTGTTGTGTCTAACACTTATCGATTTAGACACTATGTATTTACCCGATCAGCTTACTTTACCCACCTTGTGGCTAGGCTTGCTGATAAATTTAGATTCAGGTTTCGTTAGCCTACATGACGCCGTTCTGGGTGCATCCATTGGTTATGGCTTTTTGTGGAGCCTGTTTTGGCTATTTAAGCTATTAACCGGAAAAGAAGGCATGGGCTATGGTGACTTCAAACTGCTAGCAATGATAGGCGCTTGGTTTGGCTGGCAAGCCCTTCCATTAACAATTTTGCTTTCATCTTTTGCTGGTGCGCTTATAGGCATTAGCCTGATAGTGTTTGGAAAAAACCAACAAGGACAAGCCATTCCTTTTGGACCGTACCTAGCTTTAGGTGGTGCTTGCTACTTGTTTTTTGGTGAAGCGATTCATGCTTGGTATTTCTCATACCTAGGTTTTGCATCGTGA